The segment ACTCGTGGCAGCACTCGGTCTCGGCTTCGTTGGCGCGACCTCGGCTCCGGCCGGCGCGATCGACATCACCTGGGGGCGCACCGTCAGCCGCTGATCTGAGCCAGTTCGTGCCTAGAATGGGCACGCAATGAAGAGCTGGGACACGGACCCCTCAACCCCCCACGAGTTCTGGTCCGCTGGCCTCCCCCACAGGCCCGTCCCGGCACGAGGGCAGCACCTCCACGGAGGTGCTGCCCTCCCCCTTTATTTTCAGCCTGAGGACTCGTCGGTCTCCCGGCCGGAGATGCCGCGCTTGCCCATCTCGTAGCCGAGCTGGAAGCGCGTCTCGACCTCGAACTCGCTCTTCAGGTCGGCGACGTAGGCCGCATAGGTGCGGGGACTGACGCCGAGCCGCTTGGCGCCCGCCGGGTCGGCGCGCCCCTCGAGCAGCATCCGGATGGTCATCGCCCGCTGCTCAGCCGCGATGTCGCGCATCAGCGACGTCTCGCTGCTGGTGAAGGGCCGGGCCCGCTCCCAGTGGCGCTCGAACATGTCGACGAGGTAGGCCACGGTCGACTTGTCGCTGATCACCATCGCCGAGTCGGTGCCTTCGTGGCCGGGGATCACTGCGACGCGCCGGTCGAAGACGAGCAGGCGGTTGAAGAACTCGTCGAGGGTGCGCACCTCCGCGCCGGCGGCGGTGACCGCAGCGACGTAACGGCGGGTGTCGGCCCCCCGTCGCGCGGCGTGCTGGTACAGCGTGCGCACGCGGACGCCTCGCTTGAGCGCCTCGATCTCCTGGGCGCCCGCCTGGCTGAGCCTCTTGATCCCGCGCCGGTACTGCGGCTGGGCGGTGAGCACCTCGTCGCTCGCGTCGCTGGCCAGGGCTGCCAAGTAGTCGTTGATGGTCGCCAACCCGCGGATCTCCGCGAAGGGGGCGCCGACGGCGCTCGGCGAGCGACGCCAGGTCTGGGAGAGCGCGTTGAAGGACTGCGCCCAGTGGGCTGACTCCGCGATCAGCTCCGCGCCCTGTTGACCGAGTGGAGCGACCACGCGGGCCTGGACGGCGGCCGGATCGACGGCCCGCCAGGTCGCGCCGTCCTCGCTCTTCACCACGAGGCCCACCTCGACGAGCAGCTCGAACGCGGCGTGCAGCTCGCCCCCCTCGGCGATGCGCGCATCGGAGGCCTCGATGCCTCCTGACGTCACGATCTCCTCGTAGAGGGGCGACGCGTGCTCCTCGAACACGATCCGCTCATCTGGCCCCAAGGGCATGGCTCACTCCCGCTCGAACGACGTCCCCGTGGTGAGGATGGTGCCACACCAGCCCCAGCAGGCACCGCGAGCAGGCGCTCGACGGCGCCGTGCACCACGCAACGACCCGCCGCCCGGAGCACCGGGACGGCGGGTCGGCGTGGTGTCGTGGCCTCAGGCGTCGAGGCGCGCCTTGAGCGTGTCGAGCTCGCTCCAGAGCACCGCGGGAAGGTCGTCGCCGAACTTCTCGAACCACTCCTGGATCTGCGGCAGCTCGGCCTTCCACTCCTCGGCGTCGACCGCGAGGGCCTGCGCGAGCTCGGCCTCGGAGAGGTCGAGGCCGTCGATGTCGAGCGAACCTGGCGCCGGCACGTGGCCGATGGGGGTCTCGACCGCGGCGGCCTGGCCGTCGATGCGCTCGATGACCCACTTGAGGACGCGGCTGTTCTCTCCGAAGCCCGGCCACAGGAAGCCACCGTCGTCGCCGCGGCGGAACCAGTTGACGTAGAAGATCTTCGGCAGCTTGGCGGCGTCGTTGTCCTTGCCGATGCCCACCCAGTGGCCGAAGTAGTCGCCGGCGTTGTAGCCGATGAACGGCAGCATCGCCATCGGGTCACGGCGTACGACGCCCACGGCGCCGACCGCGGCGGCGGTGGTCTCCGAGGAGAGCGTGGCGCCCATGAACGTGCCGTGGTTCCAGTCGCGGGCCTCGGTCACCAGCGGGATGGTGGTCTTGCGACGGCCGCCGAAGAGGATCGCGTCGATCGGCACGCCCCGCGGGTCGTCGTACTCGTCGGCGAGGATCGAGCACTGCTTGATCGGGGTGCAGTAGCGGCTGTTGGCGTGGCTGGAGAGCTCACCGGTCTCCTCGGCCAGCTCGGGCGTCCAGCGCTCGCCCTTCCAGCTGGTGGCCTCGGCGGGGGTGTTCTCCAGGCCCTCCCACCAGACGTTGCCGTCCGGGGTCAGCGCGACGTTGGTGAAGACCGAGTTGCCCTGGCGGATGGTCTCCATGGCGTGCGGGTTGGTGTGCTCGTTGGTGCCCGGGGCGACGCCGAAGAAGCCGAACTCCGGGTTGACCGCCCACAGGCGGCCGTCCTCGCCGATGCGCATCCAGGCGATGTCGTCGCCGATCGCCTCGACCTTCCAGCCCGGGATGGTGGGCTTGAGCATGGCGAGGTTGGTCTTGCCGCACGCACTCGGGAAGGCCGCGGCGACGTACTTGGTCACGCCCTGCGGGGACGTGAGCTTGAGGATGAGCATGTGCTCGGCGAGCCAGCCCTCGTCGCGCGCCATCACCGAGGCGATGCGCAGCGCGTAGCACTTCTTGCCGAGCAGCGCGTTGCCGCCGTAGCCGGAGCCGAAGCTCCAGATCATCCGCTCCTCGGGGAACTGGACGATGTACTTGGTGTCGTTGCACGGCCACGCGACGTCGGCCTGGCCGGCCTCGAGGGGCATGCCGACGGAGTGGAGGGCGGGCACCCACTTCGGGTCCTCGCCCGCGGTCTCGAGCTCCTCGATGCGGCGCAGCACGTCGGTGCCCATGCGGGCCATGACGCGCATCGACACGGTGACGTAGGCCGAGTCGGTGACCTCGATGCCGAACATCGGGTGGTCCGCCTCGAGGTGGCCCATGACGAACGGGATGACGTACATGGTGCGACCCCGCATGCAGCCGGCGTAGAGCCCGCGCATGAGGTCCTTCATCTTCTCCGGTTCCATCCAGTTGTTGGTGGGTCCGGCGTCACGCTCGGCGACCGAGCAGATGTAGGTGCGGTCCTCGACGCGGGCCACGTCGGTGGGGTCGGAGGCCGCGTGGAACGAGTTCGGCATCACGTCGGGGTTCAGCCGGGTGAACGTGCCCGTCGCCTCGAGGGATGCGGTGAGCTGCGCCCACTCCTCGTCGGAGCCGGTGCACCAGTGGATGGCGTCCGGCTGGGTCAGCTCGGCCACCTCGGTGACCCAGGCCAGGATGCCTGCGTGCGTGGTCGGTGGCGTCGTCTGGGTGTCGATGGTTGCGGTCATGCCGGTTCCTCACAGCTTGCGTCGCGGTCGGTTCGCGCGGCCTCGTTGTCGGCGACTTGTCGCGGACGTTAACGCTCGTGAATCGGCGCACATATTGGATCGATCACAGACTTGTGACCTGCGTCTCGCTACTCGCGCGTACGCCGATGCGGCTGGGCCAGGCGCGTGCCGAGCGTGCCGCCCGTCGGTCCTCCGACCGGGGCGTCGGGGTGGATGCTGCGGGTCTCCGAGCGCCGGTTGCTGGCCGCGAGCCAGTCGCGTAGGTAGAACTTGGGCAGGATCTTGGCCACGGCGAGCGTGACGTAGACGATCGTGTTGATCGCGACGAAGGCCGCCAGCACCGCGATGAAGTCGTTGCGGAGGATGCTGTCGGGCAGCAGCACGCCCATCGGGACGACGAGGCTCGGCATGTCAGTGCTCCGCTCGTGAGCCGGGAGCGGTCTGGACGACGTGCTTCCAGTCCGCCTGCTTGGCCAGGGAGAGGTCCCAGATCCCCTTGAGGTAGACGACGTTGAGGAACATCGCGTAGAAGAGCTCGGGGAAGAGCGAGAGCCCCAGCCACCTGGCCCCCCACCCGCCGCGCCACACCGTCACGACCCGCTCGAGGGTGAAGACGAGGCCGATGCCGATCCAGAACGGGAACCACACCCAGTTCGAGGTCGCCAGGATCATCAGGATGATCAGCAGCAGGTAGGCGGCGAGGGCGATGACGCCGTAGCCGATGCCGAGCTGCTGCATCCAGTAGCGGAAGGTCTGCGGCCGCAGGCCGTAGGCGCCGAGGTTCTCCAGCGCGCCGCGCTGCCAGCGCAGCCGCTGGGCCCACAGGCCGCGCCAGGACGGCATGACCTCGGTGACCACGGTGCACTCGCTCGGCGAGATCATCAGGGCGCCCAGGGTCTTGAGCGCGATCGTGAGCTCGTTGTCCTCGGTCAGGGCGATCGTGTCGTAGACGTCGCCGGGGACGCCGGGCAGGATCTTGCCCCGCTCCTCGGCCACCGCGCGCAGCGCGCGCGGGCGGAACACGGACGCGGTGCCGGTGAGCACGAACACCCGGCCCCGGCGACGACGCAGGTCGCGCTGGTAGCGGGTGTACTCGTTGCGCTGGAACTGGCCGATCAGGCCGAAGCCGTCCTCGCCGTAGAACAGCCCGCCGACCGCCATCAGCGCCCGGTCGTTGGTGAGGCGCTTCGCAGCGCCCTCCAGGAAGCCGGCGTCGAGCGTGGTGTCGGCGTCCATGATCATCACGCAGTCGTTGTCGCCCTGGCCGGGGAGGACCTGCGCGAGCGCCTGGTTGAGGCCGCCGGCCTTCTTGTGCTTGTTGTCGACGGTCTCGTAGACGTCGACGCCGGCCTCGCGGGCCAGCCGCACCGTCCCGTCGCTGCAGTTGTCCGCGACGACCACGATCCGGGCCGGAGGCAGCGACTGCGACTGCAGCGAGGCGAGGGTCTCGGAGATGCAGCCCTCCTCGTTGTGTGCCGGGATGAGGACGGTGATGGTCACCTCTCCGGCGTACTCCCCGCGGGTCTCGGTCATCACGAGCTTGGGTGCGAGGGGCATCCGGTTGCCGTCCTCGCTGCGGCGGGCGCGGGTGAGCAGGCGCCGCTCGACGCCGGCGACACCGGCCGCGAGCAGCAGGGCGACGCCCACGGCGGCGAGCAGCACCCGCGGCGCCGGCATCTCGGTGTCGTAGAAGACCCGCCAGATGCCGAACAGCAGCCCTTCGTCGGGGGCGTGACCCGCCTCCGGGTCCCCCGCTGCGACGGCCACCCACAGGGCACCCGCTCCCAGCGTTGCCAAGCCGATGATCGCCAGGCCCACCGACCGTTGAAGCCACTGCATCTGTCCGGGGTCTCCTTCTCTCCTCGCAGGCGCACACGGCCCGCACCGTTCAGTCGTTCGGAGCCGATCCGACTGCGGATGGCATGAATTCGAGGACGAACTGGTCGAAAGGCACAGGTTTGCCGATCAGGTAGCCCTGCGCGAAGTCGACGCCCTCGTCGCGGCACACCTGCAGGATCTCCGGCTCGGAGACGAACTCGGCGACCGTCCGCTTGCCCAGGTCGCGCGCGATGCCGACGATCGAGCGCATGATCGTCCGGTCGACCGCGGACTCGTGGACGTGGGCCACGAACTCCCCGTCGATCTTCACGTAGTCGAAGAACAGGTGCTTGAGGTAGTAGAACGAGCCGAACCCGGCGCCGAAGTCGTCGAGCGCGAAGGCGCAGCCGAGCTCGGTCATCCTCTCGGCGAACGTCCTCGCCAGCGCGACGTCGGCGACCGCCGCGGTCTCGGTGATCTCGAGGATGAGCGCCGCCGGGTCGACGCCGTGCTTCGCCAGCGAGCCGACGATCGCCTTCTCGATCTCAGGGTTGCCGATCGAGTGGCCCGACAGGTTGACCTCGAACTCGAACGACGGGTCGTGGTCGCGGCGCATCCGGGCCAGCAGCTCGAGGCTCTTGTCGACGACCCAGGCGTCGACCTGCGGCATCAGCCCGACCCGCTCGGCGATGTAGACGAACCGGGACGGCGGGACCAGCTCACCCTCGTCGCGCAGCCGCAGCAGCACCTCGGCGGAGCTGATCCGACCGCTGGCGATGTCCATGATGGGCTGGAGGTGCAGCTCGAAGCGGTCCTCGGCGAGCGCCGCCTCGATGCGGCTCTGCCACTGCAGCCGGGCGGCGGTGCGGGGGCCGCGCTCGTCGCCCTCGGACAGCACGACCACCTGGTTGCGGCCGGCCTCCTTGGCGTCGTACATCGTCATGTCGGCGAGGGCGAGCACGTCGGCGGCGTGCTCGGCGGCGGCCCGGAACGTCACCGCTCCTACGCTGGCGGTCACGCGCCGCGCGACCCCGTCGAGGGTCGCGGCGTGGGTGGCGATGCGGTCGACGACGAGGCCGGCCACCCGCGCGGCGTCGGACTGCTCGCAGTCGGTGAGCAGGACGGCGAACTCGTCGCCGCCGAGGCGGGCGACGACGTCGGTGCTGCGGATCGAACGACGCAGCAGCCCGGCGATGGTGACGAGGAGCTGGTCGCCGGCGTTGTGGCCGAGCGTGTCGTTGACCTGCTTGAAGTTGTCGAGGTCGAGCAGCAGGAGCGCCCCGGTGGGACCGTGGCGCCGGCAGCGGTCGAGGTGCCGGTCGAGCTCGCTCTCGAAGCGGCGACGGTTGGCGAGCCCGGTGAGGACGTCGTGGTCGGCGAGGTGGGCGAGGCGGTCGAGGTAGCGCCGCCGGTCGGAGATGTCGACGACGTTGACCATCACGATCTCGCCCATCTGCGCGTCACCGACGACGGTGCTGCTCAGGGACACGCTGACGTCGTTGCCGCCGGAGTCACGGAAGTTGCACTCCGACTGCAGGGACTCGCCGCGGTAGAGCATCAACCGCCCCAGGTGGTCCTCGATCCTGGTCTCGCCCGGGCTCTCGAAGTCGGCGAGGCGGTGGCCCACCATGTCGGGCGGGTCGAGGCCCACGAGCACGGCCATCGCGATGTTGACGCGGATGATGGACCCGGAGGGGTCGAGGAGGGCCACCCCGTGCGGGGCGTCGTCGAAGAGCTTCTCGACCCGCTCGTTGGAGACGCGGGCGCGACGGCTCTGCCGCTCGAGGTCACGCACGATCCGCTGCAGGACGGGCGCGATGACGAGCGCGACGGCGCCCCACATCAGCGCCCGGCGCCAGTCGCCGAAGGTGTAGTCGGGCGGCCCGATCAGCACCACCGGGAGGACGAGGGTCGCGACCGCCAGGCCGCTGGCGATCCAGAGCTGGTGCGGCGTGCCCGTGATCGCTATCCAGAGGATCGGGAGGAGGAGCAGCACCGTCATGCCCGATGACGAGCCGCCGCTGCTCGCACCGGCAGCGTCGTTCACCAGGGCTGCGTAGGGGAAGAGCAGGTAGGCGGGCAGTGGATCGAGCCAGGTGCGTTCCTGCTGACGGCGGCTGACGACGTAGAGCACGACGACCAGCGCCAGCAGGACCGCTGCGAGGCCGGCCACCCACCAGGGCCGGTCGTAGGGCGGCAGGAGCACGGTGACGAGGCCGAGCGCCGCCACGATGCCGAAGGGCACGGCCAGGGCAGGGCCGCCTCGCCTGAGGTCGGACGCTGCGGACCCCGGCGCGGCTGTCCCCGAGAAACGACGTCGCACGACACCACCCTAGTGGCGCGTCCGACGTCGCGAGGCTCAGTCCGCGGAGTCGAGATCGCCGGCGACGCGGCGGTGGGCCTCCCAGATCTCCTCGGGCATCCGGTCGAACTGGGACAGGTGCTCCTCGCGGAAGCCCATCTCCTGCTGCCACCGCTCCTTGTCGATCGTCAGGATCCGCTCGAGGTCGGCGGCCGGGACGTCCATCCCGGCGAGGTCGAGCTCGGCCTCCGTCGGCAGGATGCCGACGGCCGTCCGCCGGCCCTCCACCTCGCCGTTGCGCAGCTGCAGCAGCCACAGCAGCGGGCGCAGGTTGTCGCGGTAGCCGGGCCAGAGGAAGTGCCCGTCGTCCGGGTCCTTCTGGAACCAGTTGACGTGGGCGAAGATCGGCTGGTCCTTCGCCGCGCCGACGATGTCGAGGTAGTGGCGCGCGTAGTCGCCCTCGCCATAGGCCATGAAGGGGCGGTTGGACATCGGGTCGTAGCGCAGCTGGCCGTCGACGCCCTCGGCGGCGAAGGTGGCCTCGGCGCCGAGCGTCAGGCCGTCGTACACGCCCTCGGCGAGGTCGGTGATCGCCCGGATCAGCGGCTCGCGGTCGCTGGTGCGCCCGCCGAAGATGATCGCGTCGATCGGCACGCCGACGGGCGCGTCGTAGTCGGGCGCGATGTTGGGCACGTTGGCGAGAGTGGTCGTGAAGCGGCTGTTGGGGTGGGCCCAGGCCGCGGTGTCGTTGTCCTTGCGGTCGGCCAGCGGCGAGCCGGTCCAGTCGAGCCAGCCGCGGACGTCGGTCGGCGGCTTGGGCGTCTTGCCCTCCCACCACACCTCACCGGTGCTCGGGTTGTAGGCGACGTTGGTGAAGATCGCCCGCGAGCCCTCGCCGATGGAGTCCAGGGCGTTGGGGTTGGTCGTCTCGTTGGTGTCCTTGGCGACGCCGAAGACGCCATACTCCGGGTTCATGCCCATCAGCCGGCCGGACTCCTCGTCGACCCACAGCCACGCGATGTCGTCGCCGTAGAACGACACGTGGTAGCGCTCGCCCAGCGCATCCGGGGCCGCCATCATCGCCAGGTTGGTCTTGCCCGACGCGCTCGGGAAGCCGCCGCAGACGTGGTAGGTCCGCCCCGTCTCCTTGTCGTGGATGCCGATCAGCATGTACTGCTCGGCGAGGAACTTCCTGCTCGCCCAACCGTCGTACGCACCCTGCCGCAGGCCGTGCGCGATCTTGCCGAGCAGCGCGTTGCCGCCGTACGACGACCCGAAGTGCAAGATGGTGCGCTCGTCGGCGACCGTGACGAAGTAGCGCTGGTCGTCGGGCGTGCCCTGGCCGAGGTGCTCGAGGTCGCCGGTGACGTGGACGGCCCGGACGAACGAGTCGGGGTCCTCGAGGTCGTTGACGAACTGCACGCCGACGCGGGCCATCCGGATCATGTGGAGGACGACGGTGCGGGTGTCGGTGAGCTCGACCCCGGCGGCCCACGGAGCGAGCTCGTTGCCGGGAGGCGCCATCAGGTAGGGGATGACGTACATCGTCTTGCCCTCGGACGCGCCGCGCATCCGGTCGTGGAGCATCGGCTTCATCTCCGAGGCCGGACGCCAGTTGTTGTAGACGCCGCGGTCCGACTCGTTGTTCGTCGCGACGATGGTGCGCTCCTCGGAGCGAGCGGTGTCCTTGTAGTAGCTGCGGGAGTAGTAGCGGCCCTCGCCGGCCATCTGCAGCTCACCGGCCGCCACGGCCTCCTCGAGGAGACGTGCGTCGTCGGAGGCGTTGACCAACTCGACGTGCTCGGCGCCCGTCAGCTCGGCGTACTCCTTCACGAACTCTCGGACCTTCGGGTTGGTCAGCCCGGCCTCGTCCATCACTGCCTCGAGATCTGCCATCGCGCTCCCTCTCGTCGTGCGGCGGTGCCTCGCCGCTGTGCGGGTGCTAGGCACGATAGGGCACCGTCGCGGTGCGCGACGGGGCCGGAAGTCCCGACTCGGCGACGAAGGTCCCAGCCGCGCGACCGGTCCCCTGATTTCGTCCGTCCGCAGTGCGTCGGCTATTCTCGACCAGTCCTCGCAGCCGCATCGGCCGCACGGGACGAGCGCCTGTAGCTCAACGGATAGAGCATCTGACTACGGATCAGAAGGTTTGGGGTTCGAATCCCTACAGGCGCGCAAGACACGAAACCGCAGGTCAGCGCCCCTGACCTGCGGTTTCGTCCGTCTTGGGCCTCGTACCGGCGCGCGTCATCGCTCGGCTGTCGGCGTCGCGCTGGCGATGGGGACTCCATGGGGACAGCGCCCCGCGCTCGGCTCCTCGCATCCAGTCGAAGAATGTCTTGCTCAACCGGTCACAGCGCCGTTTCGGGCTACCGATACCGGGCCAGTGAACGACAACGACGCCCCCGAGACGACCCGCCCCGAGTACCCGGGTCTGATCAGCATCGCACGCTTGGCCGAGTGGCTGGGGGTGTCCGACCACGCGGTCAAGAAGTGGGTGCAGGCCGGCCCGACCTCCAAGAAGATCCCGCCCTACTTCCGGATCAACGGTCAGGTCCGGTTCGATCCCGCCGACGTCCAGGACTGGCTCGACAAAAAGGCCGTCCGATGAGCACCTGGGGCGTGTACGGCATTCGGGGTCGGCTCGCGAACGGCACCGAGACGGACTCATCCGACAAGCGAGCGAAGGCGTACTTCATCCGGTGGCGTGTCGACGGGGTGAGGAAGCGGCGCACCTTCCGACAGAAGGGCCACGCCACAACCTTCCGCGATGAGTTGGAGAAGGCCCGCCTGTTCGCCTGGGCCGCCGATGAGCGCGGCTGGCCGGTCGACCCGTCGCGGCCAGTCCAGCCCACGATGTCCGAACAGCCTGACGCTGCCGGAGGCATGAAGCCGGGGCACTGGATGAGCCACACTCTGGAGTCCTACGTGTGGGAGGTCTGGTGGCCGACGCTGACGAAGACGCTCGGCGACAAGAACCGCCTCGGCCATCGCCGCAACGCCGAGGTTGCTGTCGAACTCCTCAGGTACGCCGCTGGCGATCGGCGGCTCGACTCGCGACACCTAGCAGGAGCATCGATCTCCCTGAGTCACCTGGTCGCAGACGACCTCAAGGCCGCAGTCGTGGCGAGGCGCTCGATCAACGGCCGCACGGCGGCGGTGAACCGCAGGCGCATAGAGGCGGCGAAGTCCTCCGGTCAGGATGTGACGGACCTTGAGTTGAGCCCGGAGGTGGCCTCGATCACCACAGTTCGGTCCTTCGCCGTCACCCTCGGCATGATCGTCAAGGCCGCGGCCGAGAGCAAGCATGTCCCGGCCGATCTGATGAACGGCGTCATGGCCCTGGCCCCCAAGCCGCAGGCGGCCCGACTCAGCGCCCGACTGGTTCCCAACATCGATGAGGTGTTCGAGCTCAGTGCAGCAATTGCCTCGCTTGGTCCCAAGATGATGGACGGTCGACCGACGGGCGAAAGATTCCGCAGCCTGATTCTGGCTGCCGGCACCCTCGGCCCCCGACCCGGCGAGCTGGTCGCGCATCGCCCAGAGTGGACCACGTGTGCAGGTCGCGGACTCGTCCGGTTCCACCGGACAGAGGCAGCGGTCTACGACACGAAAGAAGGTTCGGCTGGTCGACGTGATCGGGAACTCAAGCACAGGCTGCCTGATGACTATCGGGACATCCCTGTCCTCGACGAAGTCGCTGAGGCACTGCAACTTCATCTTGAGCGCGGCTACGGCAGCGTCGAGCGCACGTGGCTGAGCCCGACCGGCCGCGGGCACCTCGATTGGGGCAACGTCGATGAGAAGTACTGGCGACCAGCGCTGGTGAAGGTCTTCGCCGGCACGAGCAAGCACGCGCTCGTGCACGCGTCGCCCAAGATTCTTCGGAAGGCTGCTATCACGTGGTGGCTGGAGCGAGGCGTGGCGCCGGCTGTCGCCGCTGAGTGGGCAGGCCACACCGAGGAGGTCATGCAGATTTACTACGCGAGCCGCTCGTCGCAGACGTGGGCGACCGAGGCACAGATGCTTCGGCGATCGCGGGAGGCCTGATGGTCTCGACCGTCGGTCCTTCGCGACGACCGACGCGTGTCCAGACCTTCGCGGTACGAGCGAAGATGGGCCCGTGATGAACCATCAGGCAGACATGAGCATTCCGCCCCTCCGGCTTCGGTACTTCTCTGCTGAAGACGTCATCCTCGACCTGGCATGGTCTGACGACCCCAACGACGAAGACCCCCTGTCCATTGCATTCCTTGCCAAGAACGCCACCAACTATCAGGTTGTTGATGAGCGCTGGGACGTCGAGGATCCGACCGATCCAGAGAATGACGAGTACCCGCCTAACACCCCCTCCGTGTTGAGCGAGGTCGACTTCGTGCGTTGCGCGGTCAGCCACTGGCAGCGAGTTCACCCGAGAATGCCGCGCTTCACCGAGGCTGAGCTAGAGACGCCCTACTTCATGGCTGCTCTCGGCAACGTTCGGGGTGCGTTGTCGCTGCTCGTCAAGAGCCGACCGGGGACCTGTTCCTTCGTAGTGGAAGAGCGCCCCTACTAGTCCTCCGGCGACCACCGGGGAGGGAACCAACGGACGACGGGACGTCCGTCGGAACCCAGAATCCAGAGACGAATCCCCTTGACCGCGTCCTCTCCGTACTCCGCCACCAGTTCGCCGTAGGCGGCCTCGACGTCACGCACGAAGGCCAGGAACGGCCTCCCTGGCAGGGCCAGATCAGCGGGATCGTCGACGAAGCCCAGGAGGTCGGAGGCGACCGCGCCATCCTCGTCGCGCTTGAACGCCGTCACCGTACGAGTGGTCACGTCGTCGTACCACTTGCCATCTACCGCATGCTCAGCAGCTTCCCAGCCCATCCAACGCTGCAGGGACCGAAGGTGGGACTCGAAGTGCGTTCTCATCAACGCGCGCTGCGGACCAAGGCGATCGTCCGTAAGTGGTCCACCTTCGAAGACGGTCGTGACAACTGCGGACACCTCGTGCGGATCGAGGTTGGGGGCGTACGCGCTTGCCCGCGAAGCGACATCTGTCAGCGCCCGGCCCACAAGGCGCAGTACAGCCAACGGCGTCGCACCTCGGACTGGGTGATCAGTGTCCAGGTCCGCCAGCTCGCGGGCCAGGTCGTCGATGCCACGACGGACTGCAGCGATCGCGCTGTTGAGGTTGTCGTTCCGCGAGCCAGCGGAACTGTCGTTGGCGCCCCCCGCCGCGCGGCCAGCCGCAGTGCCCGCCTCATCGATGTTCACGCGTTGACGGTATCGATCGTTCTGCGCCTGCTCGAACCGAGGTGGTCCCGCCGGCCCCTTGCTTCAGAGACCTGCGGATCGCTCACCCGCTGGATCGGACGGCCAGGACAACACCACGGTCTCTCGTGGCGCCTCTGGCCTGAGTGCCCGAATAAGTGCGTACAGCAACTGCTCGACAGCAGGCGTGGGGAGATCGTCTCGACGGTCGGCAGGCCTGCTGCCTGAGTCGGAGCAGGGGGCGCCACAAGGAGTGGCGTCCGTCTGGCGGCGGGGCGCCACATACCGGTCCACGGTATTGGAGGCGTGCGGCTGGCGACCGACCGCGGTCGGATGCTCTTCGTTATCCGGGAGCGCCCAGACGTGGGCTCGACGGCGGCCTGTCTTTGGGCCCCCAGGCGCCCCCCTCTCGACTTGGACGAGAAGGCCCTTGGCCAGCAACCTGCGCTGAGCGGTGTCGAGGGCAGTCTTGCCCAGCCCTGTGGCATCGACGAAGTCCTGTCGCGGAATCGCCCTCTGGACGGAGCCAGTCTCGGCCAGCCTATGGCGCACGTGATCGAGAACCAGTCGTTCGGCAGGCGTCAGTTCTACCTCCGCGAGATCCCGCGCTGACTGCTCCTGGCGCCTCTGTGCGACATGAGACAAATCGCTCGTGTTCCAGGCCGGGGTCTTCGAGATGTTGGCCTGAGCCTGTTCCCAGGCTTTGTAGAGGTGCTCGACCGTCTGTCTTCTGCCGCGGGCCTTGGAGTTCTTGAGGCTCGCTTGCGTCCCAAGACGACTCCTGGGGTCGAGGACGAGCTCGACGAAGTCCGGTGCGGCCCAGTTTCGGTTCGCGGCGCTCATCGCGGTGGAGACGAGTGCACTCCACACGGCTCGGTCGTGGCCTCGTTGCC is part of the Nocardioides cavernae genome and harbors:
- a CDS encoding phosphoenolpyruvate carboxykinase (GTP), yielding MADLEAVMDEAGLTNPKVREFVKEYAELTGAEHVELVNASDDARLLEEAVAAGELQMAGEGRYYSRSYYKDTARSEERTIVATNNESDRGVYNNWRPASEMKPMLHDRMRGASEGKTMYVIPYLMAPPGNELAPWAAGVELTDTRTVVLHMIRMARVGVQFVNDLEDPDSFVRAVHVTGDLEHLGQGTPDDQRYFVTVADERTILHFGSSYGGNALLGKIAHGLRQGAYDGWASRKFLAEQYMLIGIHDKETGRTYHVCGGFPSASGKTNLAMMAAPDALGERYHVSFYGDDIAWLWVDEESGRLMGMNPEYGVFGVAKDTNETTNPNALDSIGEGSRAIFTNVAYNPSTGEVWWEGKTPKPPTDVRGWLDWTGSPLADRKDNDTAAWAHPNSRFTTTLANVPNIAPDYDAPVGVPIDAIIFGGRTSDREPLIRAITDLAEGVYDGLTLGAEATFAAEGVDGQLRYDPMSNRPFMAYGEGDYARHYLDIVGAAKDQPIFAHVNWFQKDPDDGHFLWPGYRDNLRPLLWLLQLRNGEVEGRRTAVGILPTEAELDLAGMDVPAADLERILTIDKERWQQEMGFREEHLSQFDRMPEEIWEAHRRVAGDLDSAD
- a CDS encoding helix-turn-helix domain-containing protein, with translation MNDNDAPETTRPEYPGLISIARLAEWLGVSDHAVKKWVQAGPTSKKIPPYFRINGQVRFDPADVQDWLDKKAVR